The region AAATTAGCTGTAAAATCTACTGAAAACCATATAGATGAATAGGAGAGAGATATATGTTAGATGAAATTATAGCAAATCTTATTTTAAATAGAAAAAGATATCTTTATGCTTTTACAGGGTTTATATTAGCACTTCTATTAGTAACAGTAGGAATATTTGCAACAGTTTTTATAATATTAGTTACAATTTTAGGTTACTGTTTAGGAAGTCCTGTTTTTGTTAAAAAAGTAAAAAAAATTAAAAATATATTGTCTGAAAAATTAAATGAAGAATAGGAAAGGAAAATAATGAGTAGAAGAGTAGCAAGAGAAGAACTATTTAAATTAGTTTTTGAAAGTGAATTAAAAGAGGAGAGTACAAAAGAGGTATTAGATAACTACCTTAAAAGAGATGAAGTTCTAACTAATGAAAATGA is a window of Candidatus Fusobacterium pullicola DNA encoding:
- a CDS encoding DUF2273 domain-containing protein: MLDEIIANLILNRKRYLYAFTGFILALLLVTVGIFATVFIILVTILGYCLGSPVFVKKVKKIKNILSEKLNEE